In the Pseudomonas sp. ADAK2 genome, one interval contains:
- a CDS encoding GlxA family transcriptional regulator: MTSVAFVVFEGFQSMALAAMPVFEYANFSAGETLYEVSVLSEDGRTLRASGGLSVGTEAFDERLFDTVIVVGGDSILQQAPTAVLSYVRDSVKTARRTASICSGAFVLAQAGLLEGRRATTHWAYARELQARFPAIKVEEDRIFVIDGSIWTSAGMTAGIDLALAMVEKDHGAELARAVAQKLVMYHRRAGGQSQHSALLELEPKSDRIQTVLGYAREHLTSALSVEQLADVARLSPRQFSRAFRAETGQSPAKAIENLRLEAARQMLERGRLTLDQIAEESGFSDRRRMREAFLRAFGQPPQVIRRNARSA; encoded by the coding sequence ATGACTTCCGTGGCGTTTGTGGTGTTCGAGGGTTTCCAGTCCATGGCGCTGGCGGCGATGCCGGTGTTTGAGTACGCCAACTTCAGTGCCGGCGAAACCCTGTATGAAGTCAGCGTGTTGTCGGAGGATGGCCGCACGTTGCGTGCCTCCGGCGGCTTGAGCGTGGGTACTGAGGCGTTCGATGAGCGGCTGTTCGACACGGTGATTGTGGTCGGTGGCGACTCCATCCTGCAGCAGGCGCCCACGGCGGTGCTGAGCTACGTGCGCGACAGCGTGAAAACCGCACGGCGCACAGCATCGATCTGTTCCGGGGCCTTTGTGCTGGCCCAGGCCGGTTTGCTGGAAGGACGCCGCGCCACGACGCATTGGGCGTACGCCCGTGAACTGCAAGCTCGGTTTCCGGCGATCAAGGTCGAGGAGGACCGGATCTTTGTGATCGATGGCTCGATATGGACCTCGGCCGGCATGACCGCCGGCATCGACTTGGCGCTGGCCATGGTCGAGAAGGACCACGGCGCCGAACTGGCCCGGGCGGTGGCGCAGAAACTGGTGATGTACCACCGCCGCGCGGGCGGTCAGTCACAGCATTCGGCGCTGCTGGAACTGGAGCCGAAATCCGACCGTATCCAGACTGTGCTCGGCTACGCTCGGGAACACCTGACGTCGGCGCTATCGGTGGAGCAATTGGCGGACGTGGCGCGGCTCAGTCCGCGGCAATTCAGCCGGGCGTTTCGTGCTGAAACCGGGCAATCGCCGGCCAAGGCGATTGAGAATCTGCGCCTGGAAGCCGCGCGGCAGATGCTCGAACGGGGGCGATTGACGCTGGATCAGATTGCCGAGGAGTCAGGTTTCAGTGATCGGCGGCGGATGCGCGAAGCGTTTTTGCGGGCGTTCGGCCAGCCACCGCAAGTCATTCGGCGTAATGCCCGCTCGGCGTGA
- a CDS encoding SDR family NAD(P)-dependent oxidoreductase has protein sequence MALSSKGTALITGASSGIGAVYADRLARQGYDLILVARSQSKLNTLANHLSNETGRAVEVVAADLKDKADLLRVETILRTDASITLLVNNAGVGGVMPLLGSPVDDMEDMITLNVTALMRLAYAAVPAFVARGAGTVINISSIVAIAPEILNGVYGGTKAFVLGLSQSMHHELADKGVRIQAVLPGATATDFWSEAGNPVENLPQEIVMSAQDMVDAALAGLANGEVVTIPGLHEGEKWDAYEAQRQVLSGSFGHSTAAARYR, from the coding sequence ATGGCACTTTCATCCAAAGGTACGGCGCTGATCACGGGCGCTTCTTCTGGCATCGGCGCGGTCTACGCCGACCGTCTTGCGCGGCAAGGCTATGACTTGATTCTAGTGGCCCGCAGCCAAAGTAAATTGAACACCCTGGCCAACCATTTGAGCAATGAAACCGGGCGCGCCGTGGAAGTGGTCGCCGCTGACCTGAAAGACAAGGCTGATCTGCTGCGCGTCGAAACCATACTGCGCACCGACGCCAGCATCACCTTGCTGGTGAACAACGCGGGAGTCGGCGGGGTGATGCCGCTGCTTGGCAGCCCGGTGGACGACATGGAAGACATGATCACCCTCAACGTCACCGCCCTGATGCGCCTGGCGTATGCAGCAGTGCCGGCCTTCGTGGCCCGTGGTGCGGGAACCGTGATCAACATTTCCTCGATCGTCGCCATCGCCCCGGAAATCCTCAACGGCGTGTACGGCGGGACCAAGGCCTTCGTGCTCGGTCTGAGCCAATCCATGCACCACGAACTGGCCGACAAAGGCGTTCGCATCCAGGCTGTACTGCCCGGCGCCACCGCCACCGATTTCTGGAGCGAGGCCGGCAACCCGGTGGAGAATCTGCCGCAGGAAATCGTGATGTCGGCCCAGGACATGGTCGATGCCGCGCTGGCCGGGTTGGCCAACGGTGAAGTGGTGACGATTCCGGGGTTGCATGAAGGCGAGAAATGGGACGCCTACGAGGCCCAGCGCCAGGTGCTCAGCGGCTCGTTCGGCCACTCCACGGCGGCCGCGCGGTATCGCTGA
- a CDS encoding cyclase family protein, whose amino-acid sequence MLNRLILPFALLFTVSAAQAADAEKWYPSKYGANDEIGALNLLNADSVLNAAKLIKTGKTYPLAVPIDKTLPAFRHRSFNLTNVQPGEAGGTTMGPNKFTFNDELVVGWTGVGTQLNGIGHIGIDYVYYNGNRAADFVTVEGVKKLGIEKVPPIVTRGVVLDMTAVYGTPIVPEKTEFTVADIQKALDLQGITIQKGDVVLFNTGWLELLGKDNKKFLAVEPGIGMSAAKWLVDKQIVAFGGDTWASEIYPAKDGQEFPVNQYMLAKNGIYNLELIDSRALVKDKAWEFMFVLGQPLYKGSTQVNINPVAIH is encoded by the coding sequence ATGCTCAATCGTTTGATACTGCCTTTCGCCTTGCTCTTCACCGTCAGCGCTGCCCAGGCCGCGGATGCCGAAAAATGGTATCCGTCGAAATACGGTGCCAATGATGAAATCGGCGCGCTGAATCTGTTGAACGCCGACTCGGTGCTCAACGCCGCCAAACTGATCAAGACCGGCAAGACCTACCCGCTGGCCGTGCCCATCGACAAGACCCTCCCGGCCTTCCGTCATCGCAGCTTCAACCTGACCAACGTCCAGCCGGGCGAGGCGGGTGGCACCACCATGGGCCCGAACAAATTCACCTTCAACGATGAACTGGTGGTGGGCTGGACCGGCGTCGGCACCCAGCTTAACGGCATCGGCCATATCGGCATCGATTACGTCTATTACAACGGCAACCGCGCCGCCGATTTCGTCACCGTCGAAGGCGTGAAAAAACTCGGCATCGAGAAGGTCCCGCCGATCGTCACCCGTGGCGTGGTGCTGGACATGACCGCCGTGTACGGCACGCCGATCGTGCCGGAGAAAACCGAATTCACTGTCGCCGACATCCAGAAAGCCCTCGACCTGCAAGGCATCACCATCCAGAAAGGCGACGTGGTGCTGTTCAACACCGGTTGGCTGGAACTGCTGGGCAAGGACAACAAAAAATTCCTCGCGGTGGAGCCGGGCATCGGCATGTCGGCAGCGAAATGGCTGGTGGACAAGCAGATCGTTGCGTTCGGCGGTGACACCTGGGCCTCTGAAATCTACCCGGCTAAAGACGGCCAGGAGTTCCCGGTCAACCAGTACATGCTGGCCAAGAACGGTATCTACAACCTGGAGCTGATCGACAGCCGCGCGCTGGTGAAAGACAAGGCCTGGGAGTTCATGTTTGTCCTCGGCCAGCCGCTGTACAAGGGCTCGACCCAGGTCAACATCAACCCGGTCGCCATTCACTGA
- a CDS encoding HAD-IA family hydrolase, producing the protein MPAQQSVFNTPYRAFLFDMDGTVLNSIAAAERIWTAWAVRHGIDVATFLPTIHGARAIDTINRQGLPGLDAEAEAAFITEAEIEDVEGIVEVANAAVFLKSLPADQWAIVTSAPRALALRRMAAAGIPEPAVMVTAEDVKAGKPDPAGYRLAARRLGVEVKECLIFEDATVGIQAAEAAEADLLVITSTHDHPIQTPHDTMADYDTVEVRVDADGRIRLSSI; encoded by the coding sequence TTGCCTGCTCAACAATCCGTTTTCAACACGCCATACCGCGCCTTTCTGTTCGACATGGACGGCACTGTCCTCAACTCCATCGCCGCCGCCGAGCGGATCTGGACGGCCTGGGCCGTGCGCCATGGAATCGATGTCGCCACCTTCCTGCCGACCATCCACGGCGCTCGCGCCATCGACACCATCAACCGCCAGGGCTTGCCGGGGCTGGATGCTGAAGCTGAAGCGGCGTTTATCACCGAGGCGGAAATCGAGGACGTGGAAGGAATTGTCGAGGTGGCCAATGCGGCGGTTTTTCTGAAGTCGCTGCCTGCCGATCAGTGGGCCATTGTCACCTCGGCACCGAGGGCGTTGGCCTTGCGCCGGATGGCGGCGGCGGGGATTCCGGAACCTGCGGTGATGGTCACGGCGGAAGATGTGAAGGCGGGCAAACCTGACCCCGCCGGCTATCGACTGGCGGCTCGGCGGTTAGGTGTTGAAGTGAAGGAATGCCTGATTTTCGAAGACGCTACCGTGGGGATTCAAGCGGCAGAAGCGGCGGAGGCCGATTTGCTGGTGATCACATCGACTCATGATCATCCGATTCAGACGCCGCACGACACGATGGCTGATTACGATACCGTCGAAGTTCGCGTCGATGCCGATGGCCGGATTCGCCTGAGTTCTATCTGA
- the mgtA gene encoding magnesium-translocating P-type ATPase has translation MTLVKNAKKATQGASSDNAKLSMRAAREAQNGLAVTLTNLNASTDGLTELEAQGRLARNGHNEVAHDKPPHALIQLLKALNNPFIYVLLTLAAISFFTDYWLPISNGEADDADLTKVIIIMTMVSLSSLLRFWQEYRSAKSAEALKAMVRTTATVLRREHKDGKPLLREVPMRDLVAGDIVQLSAGDMIPADIRLIESRDLFISQAVLTGEALPVEKYDTLGNVAQKSATGSATDQSNLLDLPNICFMGTNVVSGTAKAVVVATGARTYFGSLAKAIVGSRVQTAFDRGVNSVSWLLIRFMLVMVPIVFLLNGFSKGDWGDAFLFALAVAVGLTPEMLPMIVSANLAKGAMAMAKRKVVVKRLNAIQNFGSMDVLCTDKTGTLTQDKIILEHHVDSHGRRDDSILELAWLNSHHQSGLKNLMDQAVVQFANANPAFRVPFAYSKVDELPFDFVRRRLSIIVKDSRDDHLMVCKGAVEEMLSIASHINESGQVIALDAQRRKDLLALANEYNEDGFRVLLVATREIPKAQSKNQYNTGDERDLVIRGFLTFLDPPKETAGPAIAALRDMGVAVKVLTGDNAVVTCKICREVGLDPGTPLLGQDIEHMDDTTLKLRVEERTVFAKLTPLQKSRVLKALQGNGHTVGFLGDGINDAPALRDADVGISVDSGTDIAKESADIILLEKSLMVLEEGVLKGRETFGNIMKYLNMTASSNFGNVFSVLVASAFIPFLPMLSIHLLLQNLMYDISQLALPWDKMDKEFLRKPRKWDAKNIGRFMLWIGPTSSIFDITTFALMWYVFAANSVEMQSLFQSGWFIEGLLSQTLVVHMLRTQKIPFFQSTAALPVILATGVVICLGIYIPFSPLGTLVGLVPLPWEYFPWLVGTLLSYCVVAQTMKVIYIRRFKQWF, from the coding sequence ATGACCCTTGTAAAAAACGCAAAGAAAGCCACTCAAGGCGCCAGCAGCGACAACGCCAAACTGTCGATGCGCGCCGCCCGGGAAGCGCAGAACGGCCTGGCCGTGACGCTGACCAACCTCAACGCCAGCACCGATGGCCTGACCGAACTCGAAGCCCAGGGCCGCCTCGCCCGCAACGGTCACAACGAAGTGGCCCACGACAAGCCGCCTCACGCCCTGATCCAACTGCTCAAAGCCCTGAACAATCCCTTCATCTATGTGTTGCTGACCCTGGCCGCCATCAGTTTTTTCACTGACTACTGGCTGCCGATCAGCAACGGTGAAGCGGATGACGCCGACCTGACCAAAGTCATCATTATCATGACCATGGTCAGCCTCAGCAGCCTGCTACGGTTCTGGCAGGAATACCGCTCGGCCAAGTCCGCCGAAGCCCTGAAAGCCATGGTCCGCACCACCGCCACCGTGCTGCGCCGCGAGCACAAGGACGGCAAGCCGCTGCTGCGCGAAGTGCCGATGCGTGATCTGGTGGCCGGCGATATCGTGCAGCTCAGCGCCGGTGACATGATCCCGGCCGACATCCGCCTGATCGAATCCCGCGACTTGTTTATCAGCCAGGCGGTGCTGACCGGCGAAGCGTTGCCGGTCGAGAAGTACGACACCCTGGGCAACGTGGCGCAGAAGTCGGCCACCGGAAGCGCGACCGACCAGTCGAACCTGCTGGACCTGCCGAACATCTGCTTCATGGGCACCAACGTGGTCAGCGGCACCGCCAAAGCGGTGGTGGTCGCCACCGGGGCGCGGACCTATTTCGGTTCCCTGGCCAAAGCCATCGTCGGCTCCCGGGTGCAAACCGCGTTCGACCGCGGGGTGAACAGCGTCAGCTGGTTGCTGATCCGCTTCATGCTGGTGATGGTGCCGATTGTGTTCCTGCTCAACGGCTTCTCCAAGGGTGATTGGGGCGATGCGTTCCTGTTTGCCTTGGCCGTGGCGGTCGGCCTGACCCCGGAAATGCTGCCGATGATCGTCAGCGCCAACCTGGCCAAAGGTGCGATGGCCATGGCCAAGCGCAAAGTGGTGGTCAAGCGCCTCAACGCGATCCAGAACTTCGGCTCGATGGACGTGCTGTGCACCGACAAGACCGGCACCCTGACCCAGGACAAGATCATTCTCGAACACCACGTCGACAGCCATGGCCGGCGTGATGATTCGATACTGGAACTGGCGTGGCTCAACAGCCATCACCAGAGCGGTTTGAAAAACCTGATGGACCAGGCGGTGGTGCAATTTGCCAACGCGAACCCGGCATTCCGCGTGCCGTTTGCCTACAGTAAAGTCGACGAATTGCCGTTCGACTTCGTCCGCCGGCGCCTGTCGATCATCGTCAAGGACAGCCGCGACGATCACCTGATGGTGTGCAAGGGCGCGGTCGAGGAAATGCTCTCCATCGCCAGCCACATCAATGAAAGCGGCCAAGTCATCGCGTTGGATGCACAACGGCGCAAAGACCTGCTGGCCTTGGCCAACGAGTACAACGAGGACGGCTTCCGTGTACTGCTGGTCGCCACCCGCGAGATTCCAAAAGCCCAGAGCAAGAACCAGTACAACACCGGCGATGAGCGCGATCTGGTGATTCGCGGCTTCCTGACCTTTCTCGATCCGCCAAAGGAAACCGCCGGCCCGGCCATCGCGGCGCTGCGGGACATGGGCGTGGCGGTCAAGGTGCTGACCGGTGACAACGCCGTGGTCACTTGCAAGATCTGCCGCGAAGTCGGTCTCGACCCGGGCACGCCGCTGCTCGGCCAGGACATCGAGCACATGGACGACACCACCCTCAAGCTGCGCGTCGAAGAACGCACGGTGTTCGCCAAACTGACGCCGCTGCAAAAATCCCGGGTGCTCAAGGCTCTGCAAGGCAACGGTCATACCGTGGGTTTCCTCGGCGACGGCATCAACGACGCCCCGGCGCTGCGCGATGCCGACGTCGGGATTTCGGTGGACAGCGGCACCGACATCGCCAAGGAATCGGCGGACATCATCCTCCTGGAAAAGAGCCTGATGGTGCTTGAGGAAGGCGTGCTCAAGGGCCGCGAAACCTTCGGCAATATCATGAAGTACCTGAACATGACCGCCAGTTCCAACTTCGGCAACGTGTTCTCGGTGCTGGTGGCCAGTGCGTTCATTCCATTCCTGCCGATGCTGTCGATCCACCTGCTGCTGCAGAACCTCATGTACGACATCTCTCAGCTGGCGTTGCCGTGGGACAAGATGGACAAGGAGTTCCTGCGCAAACCACGCAAGTGGGACGCGAAGAACATCGGCCGTTTCATGCTGTGGATCGGCCCGACCTCGTCGATCTTCGACATCACCACCTTCGCCCTGATGTGGTACGTGTTCGCCGCCAACAGCGTGGAAATGCAGAGCCTGTTCCAGTCCGGCTGGTTCATCGAAGGGCTGCTGTCGCAGACGCTGGTGGTGCACATGCTGCGCACCCAGAAGATCCCGTTCTTCCAGAGCACGGCGGCGTTGCCGGTGATTCTGGCGACCGGGGTGGTGATCTGCCTGGGTATCTACATTCCGTTCTCGCCGCTGGGCACGTTGGTCGGGTTGGTGCCGTTGCCGTGGGAATACTTCCCTTGGCTGGTGGGCACGCTGCTCAGCTACTGCGTGGTGGCGCAGACCATGAAGGTGATCTACATCCGCCGGTTCAAGCAGTGGTTCTGA
- a CDS encoding Na/Pi cotransporter family protein — protein sequence MSGTTLLLNLAGAIALLLWGTHMISSVLLRGFGTPLRHWMGRHLNNRWLALLAGIGVTGVLQSSTAVSLMATSFTAAGTLGLAPALAVMLGANIGSTLVVQLLSADISMLTPMVLLTGLIVFRLRDDSRFESIGCALIGLGLMLTALHMLGSTLAEVEGAPVFQLIMQSLDGDLLIALLVALILTWLCHSSVAVVLLIVSLAATGMLSATTLVALVLGVNIGGALPSVINAGSNVGRRLPLGNLLVRALGAAVVLPLAGWLSTLSLDPSALVIYLHTGFNLLLALVFIGFTAPMANLLTRLLPEPARDIDPGMPRYLDEAGLEMASIGLSNAAREALRIADMLSAMLARTLQLFHTSAPTCADEVRRIDQSTDLLSAAIRAYLADIGQEGISDSDADRAQEILTFVINLEHAADILSSSLTQLAMRRLRRGEHFSVFELRNIAPLHEALLESLNLAITVFLREDVATAHQLVQRKETVRRLEAEASREHFRKLQEDKNTWAESGDIFQRVLRDYRRVHHHIAALAYPLLERADEDSETEKAAYPVG from the coding sequence ATGTCGGGAACGACTCTACTGCTCAACCTCGCGGGCGCCATTGCACTGTTGCTGTGGGGCACGCACATGATTTCTTCGGTGCTGTTGCGCGGCTTCGGCACGCCACTGCGCCACTGGATGGGCCGCCACCTGAATAACCGCTGGCTGGCCCTGCTCGCCGGCATCGGCGTCACCGGCGTCTTGCAAAGCAGCACCGCCGTCAGCCTGATGGCCACCTCGTTCACCGCCGCTGGCACATTAGGTCTGGCGCCAGCGCTGGCGGTGATGCTCGGCGCCAATATTGGTTCGACGTTGGTGGTGCAACTGCTCAGCGCTGATATTTCGATGCTGACGCCGATGGTTTTACTGACCGGTCTGATCGTCTTCCGGCTGCGCGATGACTCGCGTTTCGAGAGCATCGGCTGTGCGCTGATCGGCCTGGGATTGATGCTGACCGCCCTGCACATGCTCGGTTCGACCCTGGCCGAAGTCGAGGGCGCACCGGTGTTCCAACTGATCATGCAAAGCCTCGACGGCGATCTGTTGATCGCGTTGCTGGTGGCGCTGATCCTCACCTGGCTCTGCCATTCCAGCGTGGCCGTGGTGCTGCTGATCGTCTCCCTCGCGGCGACAGGCATGCTCTCGGCCACCACCCTCGTCGCGTTGGTGCTCGGGGTGAACATCGGCGGTGCATTGCCGTCAGTGATCAATGCCGGATCGAACGTCGGCCGGCGCCTGCCCCTGGGTAATCTGCTGGTGCGGGCGTTGGGTGCTGCGGTGGTGTTGCCGCTGGCCGGGTGGCTGTCGACCCTGAGCCTCGATCCTTCAGCACTGGTGATTTACCTGCACACCGGCTTCAACCTGCTGCTGGCGCTGGTGTTCATCGGTTTCACCGCCCCCATGGCCAACCTGTTGACTCGGCTGCTGCCGGAACCGGCGCGGGATATCGATCCGGGCATGCCGCGTTACCTCGACGAAGCGGGCCTGGAGATGGCCAGCATCGGCCTGTCCAACGCCGCCCGGGAAGCCCTGCGCATCGCCGACATGCTCTCGGCGATGCTGGCGCGCACGCTGCAACTGTTCCACACCTCGGCGCCAACATGTGCCGATGAAGTACGGCGCATCGATCAATCCACCGATCTGCTCAGCGCGGCGATTCGCGCCTATCTGGCAGACATTGGCCAGGAAGGCATCAGCGACAGCGACGCCGATCGCGCCCAGGAAATCCTCACCTTCGTGATCAACCTCGAACACGCGGCGGACATTCTTTCCAGCAGCCTCACGCAATTGGCCATGCGCCGTTTGCGTCGCGGTGAGCACTTCTCGGTGTTCGAACTGCGTAACATCGCGCCGCTGCACGAAGCACTGCTGGAAAGCCTGAACCTGGCGATCACCGTGTTCCTGCGCGAGGACGTTGCCACTGCGCACCAACTGGTCCAGCGCAAGGAAACGGTGAGGAGACTGGAAGCCGAAGCCAGCCGCGAGCACTTCCGCAAATTGCAGGAGGACAAAAACACCTGGGCGGAATCCGGCGATATTTTCCAGCGAGTCCTGCGCGATTACCGCCGGGTACACCACCACATCGCCGCCCTCGCCTATCCGCTACTGGAACGGGCCGATGAAGATTCGGAAACGGAAAAGGCGGCGTACCCAGTGGGTTAA
- a CDS encoding methyltransferase family protein produces the protein MKISAKLAFFAVVSTLAYLGLAVWGLGGFAAFFSHGSLVVVALATVVMALASLFTEVNLSSGEREDRVNRWVLPVFGIIGLLSGFLPAYTDRIDFLTFGGEGVRWLGALLFILGGALRLWPVFVLGKRFSGLVAIQPGHTLVTDGIYRTLRNPSYLGMMVIGIGWALAFRSVVGLVLAGLTLIPLIARIHSEEALLRAQFGSEYEAYCGKTWRLIPGIY, from the coding sequence ATGAAAATCTCAGCCAAACTGGCGTTCTTCGCCGTCGTTTCCACCCTCGCCTACCTCGGCCTCGCCGTGTGGGGGCTCGGTGGGTTCGCGGCGTTCTTTTCCCATGGCTCGCTGGTGGTGGTGGCGCTGGCCACTGTGGTGATGGCGCTCGCCTCGCTGTTCACCGAGGTCAACCTGAGTTCCGGCGAGCGGGAAGACCGGGTCAATCGCTGGGTGCTGCCGGTGTTCGGCATCATCGGATTGCTCAGCGGTTTTCTGCCGGCCTACACCGACCGCATCGACTTCCTGACCTTTGGTGGCGAAGGCGTGCGTTGGCTCGGTGCATTGCTGTTCATCCTCGGCGGCGCGCTGCGGTTGTGGCCGGTGTTTGTGCTGGGCAAGCGTTTCAGCGGGTTGGTGGCGATCCAGCCGGGGCACACGCTGGTGACGGACGGAATCTATAGAACGCTGCGCAACCCCAGTTACCTGGGGATGATGGTCATTGGCATCGGCTGGGCGTTGGCGTTTCGCTCGGTGGTGGGGCTAGTGTTGGCGGGGTTGACGTTGATTCCGCTGATCGCGCGGATTCACTCGGAAGAGGCGCTGCTGCGGGCGCAGTTTGGCAGTGAATATGAGGCGTATTGCGGCAAGACCTGGCGGCTCATCCCCGGCATTTACTGA
- a CDS encoding aldehyde dehydrogenase (NADP(+)) produces the protein MSAILGQQFIDGQRSALGRETLRSLDASTGQALPYVFHQADEQEVTLAVAAATRAFAPFRQLSPQRRAEFLEAIAEEIDGLGGDFIALVCRETALPEGRIRGERGRTTGQLRLFADVLRRGDFLGARIDQALPERTPLPRLDIRQYRIGVGPVAVFGASNFPLAFSTAGGDTASALAAGCPVVFKAHSGHMATADHVASAIVRAAQRTGMPTGVFNMIYGAGVGQALVKADGIKAVGFTGSLKGGRALSDLAAARPQPIPVFAEMSSINPVILLPEALSVRGGKIAEELTASINLGCGQFCTSPGLIIGLRSPQFSEFLEVFAQSMGQQPPQTMLNAGALKSYRAGLQHIANNDGVEHLAGQPQGESQAQPQVFKADAQLLLDGDPLLQEEIFGPTTVVVEVADPQQLRAVLDSLHGQLTATLIAEPVDLDRFADLLPLLEDKVGRLLLNGYPTGVEVSDAIVHGGPYPATSDARGTSVGSLAIDRFLRPVCYQNYPDEYLPEALQNANPLGLNRLVNGQWSKAPLS, from the coding sequence ATGTCCGCTATTTTGGGTCAGCAGTTTATCGATGGGCAGCGCAGCGCCCTGGGCCGCGAGACGTTACGCAGCCTCGACGCCAGCACCGGGCAGGCGCTGCCCTATGTTTTTCATCAGGCTGATGAGCAGGAAGTGACGCTGGCGGTCGCTGCAGCCACGCGGGCCTTTGCGCCGTTTCGTCAGTTATCGCCACAGCGGCGCGCCGAATTTCTTGAGGCGATTGCCGAGGAAATCGATGGGCTGGGCGGAGATTTCATTGCGCTGGTCTGCCGGGAAACCGCGCTGCCCGAGGGACGGATTCGCGGTGAACGCGGTCGCACCACCGGCCAATTGCGCTTGTTTGCCGACGTGTTGCGTCGCGGCGATTTTCTCGGTGCGCGCATCGATCAGGCCTTACCCGAACGCACACCGCTGCCGCGCCTGGATATTCGCCAGTACCGCATCGGCGTCGGTCCGGTCGCCGTGTTCGGCGCGAGCAATTTCCCCTTGGCGTTTTCCACGGCCGGCGGCGACACCGCTTCGGCGCTTGCCGCCGGTTGCCCGGTGGTGTTCAAGGCCCACAGCGGGCATATGGCGACCGCCGATCACGTGGCCAGCGCCATCGTTCGTGCCGCGCAACGCACGGGCATGCCGACCGGCGTATTTAACATGATCTACGGCGCGGGTGTCGGCCAGGCATTGGTCAAGGCTGACGGCATCAAGGCTGTCGGGTTCACCGGTTCGCTGAAGGGCGGCCGCGCCTTGTCCGATCTGGCCGCCGCACGCCCGCAACCGATCCCGGTATTTGCCGAGATGTCGAGCATCAACCCGGTGATCCTGCTGCCCGAAGCACTCAGCGTCCGGGGCGGCAAAATCGCCGAAGAACTGACTGCCTCGATCAACCTCGGTTGCGGCCAGTTCTGCACCAGCCCCGGTCTGATCATCGGCCTGCGCTCGCCACAGTTCAGCGAGTTCCTCGAGGTGTTTGCCCAAAGCATGGGCCAGCAACCGCCGCAGACCATGCTCAATGCCGGCGCCCTGAAAAGCTATCGCGCCGGTCTTCAACACATCGCCAATAACGATGGCGTCGAGCATTTGGCCGGTCAACCGCAGGGCGAGTCCCAGGCGCAACCGCAGGTGTTCAAAGCAGACGCGCAGTTGTTACTCGATGGCGATCCGTTGTTGCAGGAAGAAATCTTCGGCCCGACCACGGTCGTGGTCGAAGTCGCCGACCCGCAACAACTGCGCGCCGTACTCGACAGCCTGCACGGCCAACTCACCGCCACGCTGATCGCCGAACCAGTAGACCTGGATCGCTTCGCCGACCTGCTGCCGCTGCTCGAAGACAAGGTCGGGCGCCTGCTGCTCAACGGCTATCCGACGGGGGTGGAAGTCAGCGATGCCATCGTGCATGGCGGCCCATACCCGGCAACCTCGGATGCCCGTGGCACGTCGGTCGGCAGCCTGGCCATCGATCGCTTCCTGCGCCCGGTCTGCTATCAGAACTATCCTGATGAGTACCTGCCCGAGGCGCTGCAAAACGCTAATCCACTGGGCCTCAATCGACTGGTCAACGGCCAGTGGAGCAAGGCGCCCCTGAGCTGA